One genomic segment of Centroberyx gerrardi isolate f3 chromosome 4, fCenGer3.hap1.cur.20231027, whole genome shotgun sequence includes these proteins:
- the islr2 gene encoding immunoglobulin superfamily containing leucine-rich repeat protein 2, whose translation MATRLLQLLALWTTVIGIVQCCPESCSCLDKYAHQFADCAYKDLLLVPVGLPSNVTTLSLSANKIKLLKSKSFINVTQVTSLWLAHNEIVTIETDTLAPLIQLRNLDISYNKIVNFPWEDLQNLTALQLLKMNNNEMVNLPKDAFSTLKELRSLRINNNKFTTIVQGTFSALSSMSHLQIFNNPFTCSCSLEWLRDWIATTKISVPDQNSISCEAPEHLNGTMVTKIPKLDCKAPVVTITYQPNIENTELYEGFMVILNCETKGSPKPEVSWEVNAGNQQFQFTLPSIGEINDLPINDKTTNNRFLVFQNGTLIIPRMSKKEDGNYSCSAVNDLGKAESSVKVVLAGTQKHATNSMLDSTVDKIHPSVNKPVGPKTSKNNVINRPKSEEKAMSISPGSSVKHDATKQAGDVSEDLPFASKCGVSDGNEYISNHAFNLSLDDLKQYTFDFGVIALEVSETEAKVQLNPLQLPSSKSNLHLSHTQNLETVDKELFSLYQSSTKKAPLDMLYLCVNTGNGHSMVQWSKIEEGVNAYRFHGLLPGTNYTLCLTYGGQDCQVQVVFTTRKKIPSLLIIVVVSTFLLALATVPLLGATCCHLLYKYQGKTYKLIMKAQNPDQMEKQMAGDFDPRASFVESEKTFNPSELGEGEGEGEADGEDADGEGEAEGSVVTESIPGSSSKTNQEEFEVGSEYSDRLPLGAEAVNISEEINGNYKQPSR comes from the coding sequence ATGGCGACAAGGCTCCTGCAGCTCCTTGCCTTGTGGACGACTGTGATTGGCATTGTGCAGTGCTGCCCAGAGTCCTGCAGCTGCCTGGACAAATATGCCCATCAGTTTGCTGACTGTGCTTACAAAGACCTGCTATTGGTACCTGTGGGTCTGCCCTCCAATGTCACCACCCTAAGTCTTTCTGCCAATAAGATCAAATTGCTGAAAAGTAAAAGCTTCATCAATGTCACTCAGGTGACCTCTCTCTGGCTGGCCCACAATGAGATAGTCACCATAGAGACGGACACCTTGGCCCCGCTGATCCAGCTCCGCAACCTGGACATCAGCTACAACAAAATTGTTAATTTTCCATGGGAGGACCTGCAAAACCTCACAGCCCTGCAGCTTCTGAAAATGAATAACAATGAAATGGTTAACCTTCCCAAGGATGCCTTCTCCACTCTCAAAGAACTGAGGTCGCTGCGCATCAACAACAATAAGTTCACCACCATTGTGCAGGGAACCTTCAGCGCCCTCTCCTCCATGTCCCACCTCCAGATCTTTAACAACCCCTTCACCTGCTCCTGTAGCCTGGAGTGGCTGAGGGATTGGATCGCAACGACCAAGATTTCTGTCCCTGATCAGAACTCCATTTCATGTGAAGCCCCTGAACACCTGAACGGTACAATGGTTACAAAGATTCCCAAACTGGACTGTAAGGCCCCTGTTGTCACTATCACCTACCAGCCCAACATTGAGAACACGGAGCTCTATGAGGGCTTCATGGTTATCTTAAACTGTGAGACCAAAGGGAGCCCAAAACCAGAAGTCAGTTGGGAGGTGAACGCAGGAAATCAACAGTTTCAATTCACCTTGCCTTCCATTGGTGAGATAAATGATTTGCCCATCAATGATAAAACAACCAACAATCGATTCCTTGTTTTTCAAAACGGCACCCTCATTATTCCCCGTATGAGTAAAAAGGAAGATGGAAATTATAGCTGCTCTGCAGTCAATGATTTAGGTAAGGCAGAGAGCAGTGTTAAAGTGGTGCTGGCAGGCACCCAAAAACATGCCACCAATTCAATGCTTGATTCTACAGTGGACAAgatccatccatctgtcaacAAACCTGTAGGGCCTAAGACCTCCAAGAACAATGTGATCAACAGGCCCAAGTCTGAAGAAAAGGCCATGAGCATTTCACCTGGTTCGTCAGTCAAACACGATGCCACAAAGCAGGCTGGTGATGTTTCAGAGGACCTGCCATTTGCGAGCAAGTGTGGCGTAAGTGATGGCAATGAATACATCTCCAACCATGCCTTCAACCTGAGCCTGGATGACCTCAAGCAATATACATTTGATTTTGGTGTCATTGCATTGGAAGTGTCAGAGACGGAGGCCAAAGTACAGCTCAATCCACTTCAGCTTCCCAGCAGCAAGTCTAACCTTCACCTCAGTCACACTCAAAACCTGGAAACAGTGGACAAAGAGCTTTTCAGTCTATACCAGTCCTCAACCAAAAAAGCCCCTCTGGACATGCTATACCTTTGTGTAAATACTGGCAATGGGCACTCTATGGTTCAGTGGTCCAAGATAGAGGAGGGGGTTAATGCCTATCGCTTCCATGGTTTACTGCCTGGCACCAAttacacactctgtctcacctATGGGGGGCAGGACTGCCAGGTTCAAGTTGTCTTCACAACCAGGAAGAAAATCCCCTCTCTCCTGATCATCGTGGTTGTCAGCACTTTCCTTCTGGCTCTGGCCACCGTTCCCTTGCTGGGGGCCACCTGCTGCCATTTGTTATACAAGTATCAAGGAAAGACCTACAAGCTGATTATGAAGGCTCAGAATCCGGATCAGATGGAGAAACAAATGGCTGGAGATTTTGATCCCAGGGCGTCTTTTGTGGAATCAGAGAAAACCTTCAACCCCAGTGAGTtaggtgagggagagggagagggggaggccGACGGAGAAGACgcagacggagagggagaggctgagggCAGCGTGGTCACAGAGTCCATCCCCGGATCTTCATCCAAAACCAACCAGGAGGAATTTGAAGTGGGCTCGGAGTACAGTGACAGGTTACCGCTGGGAGCCGAGGCAGTCAACATCTCTGAGGAAATCAACGGCAACTACAAGCAGCCGAGTCGCTGA